The Sinorhizobium fredii USDA 257 region CAAGCAGCATCAGGGCTCATCCCGTTCGTTTTGGGCTCAAGTAAAAATGCCGATGCCGCCTGTCAAGCGAAGGTCGCTGCAGGCGGCATCGGGAAACGGATCGAACCGTGTCAGCGGCGTGTCAATCAGGCCTTGGCCGCCCGAAGCTCATCGATTTTGGCACAGAGGTTCTTCAGCACGAAGTATTCCTCGGTCGACACCTTGCCTTCGTTGACTTCCTGGGTCCACTGCTCGAGCGGAATCTTGATGCCGAATTCCTTGTCGATCGCAAAGACGATGTCGAGGAAGTCCAGGCTGTCGATGCCGAGATCATCGATCGTGTGGCTTTCCGGCTTGATCGTCTCGCGATCGATCTCGCTCGTTTCCGCAATGATGTCGGCAACCTTGTCGAATGTAGCTGTCACGCGCTTACCTCTTGAAAATCGAGTCTTGGCGAACCCTATAGAAAAATGCACCGCAAAAGCCAATGCCTCCTGGTCTTTTGCCACTCAGATTTGAAAAACGGTGTTGCCAAACGGCGACCGACTGCGGCTCGAGCGCAGATATGCGCCGGAAACGGGGCCTGCACCTTCAAGCCGAGGATTGCAACATCGGCTGTTCACCCCCTCGGCTCGTCGTCGCGATCGCGCCGGTCGGAGCGCGGTTTTTAATCTCGATCAAGTGATCGCCAGCCAAAGCCGATAAATTGACATTCGTCAGTTCCGCCTGAGAATATCCATCGCCAGACGCGCATCGTCCAAGAGGATAGCGTCGGGTTCGATCCGATGCACTTGCTCAAGTCCTTCTCGGTCGATCAGGCCGACCGGAAAGGGCGGGTATTCCGGCAGTGGAATTGAGCGCGGCTGACCGACCATTACCGCAAGACGCAGGCCAGCGTCGCGAACGATTGCCGCGCGTTCAGGGCTCGCCGCGCCCTGCCATAGCCTGAACCAGTCGGCTCCGGCATCACGCGCCTGAGCGGCGGAGTCCGGGTCCTCCACGAAAGCGAGAATGGCGATGTCCGGTCGGACAGAGCGCGCGCAAGCGATGAGGTCGAAGCTGCGCAGCCCCAGCATCGTTCGCTCGATCGCATTCGCGCGTGCGACCTCATCGATGATGAGTGCGAGCGGCACCGGATCGTTAAGCTTGATGTCCAGGAGAACGCCCAACGGGCCGGACGCCGCCAGCGCCTCGTGGAGCGTCATCGTGCTCGGCAGCAGCTGCCGCAGCGTTGCGAGATCCACAGCCGAGACGCTGCGCGCATCTCCGCAAAGCCGTCGAAGGTCGTCATCATGCATGCAAACGAAGGCGCCGTCCTTCGTGACGCGTATATCCGTCTCGATGGCATCTGCCCCAGCACCCTCGGCGGCACGCAGCGCCTCCACGGTATTCTCGGCAGCAAGGGCAGCACCGCCGCGGTGCGCAACGATGAGAGGCTTGCGGCCGGAGCGACCAATCCACAAATCAGACGACATCGCCTCTCCGACGCTGGACTTTCAGAATAGCAGGAACGGCAGAACGATGACGGCAGAGGCCAGAGCGAGCGCGGTGCAGGCGCCATAGAAGACGCCAACGGCGGCGTCGATATCGTCAATCGTTGCGACTGCGCGGCCGGAGCCGTTGATCATCGGCTCGTCCACCATCGTTCCGCCGTAGACGCGCGGCCCGGCAAGCTGAATGTCGAGCGCGCCCGCCATCGCCGCCTCGGGCCAGCCGGAATTGGGCGAGCGGTGGAAGCCATGGTCGCGCTTTGCCACCTCGATCGCGGCTTTGGCCGCTTCGAGACCCCGTGTGAGACGGGCCCCAGCGGCAATGAGGAGAACCGAGAGCCGCGCCGCCGGAAGGTTGGCGAGGTCGTCGAGCCGCGCCGAGGCCCAGCCGAAATGAAGATACTTCGGGCTCTTGTGGCCGATCATCGAATCTGCAGTATTCAGCATCTTGTAGGCAAACAGGCCGGGAAGCCCGGCAACAGCGTACCAAAGGGCCGGAGCGACGACACCATCGGAAAGGTTTTCCGCGAGGCTTTCGATCGCCGCCCGGCAGACGCCGCGCTCATCCAGCGTTTTCGGATCGCGGCCGACGATCATCGAAACAGCCTCGCGGCCACCCGCAAGACCGTCGCTGCGCAGGCCGTCAGCGACCTGGCGAACGTGATCGGCGAGGCTCTTCTGCGCGAGGAAAACGGCAACGGTCATTGCCTCGAGAACGAAGCCAAGAGCGCCGAGAACATCGAACAGGCGATTGAGCACCACACCGAACACGATGCTCGAGGCGAGGAGGACGAGGATGGTCACAATGCCCCGCATTTTCAGCCAGCCGCCGTCCGCCGCTCCACGATTGAGCGCCGCGTCGAAAACGCCGATCGCCTTACCGAAGAGCACCACCGGATGCGTTAGCCTCTCCCAGAGCCAGTCGGGATCGCCGACGAGGCGGTCGATGATGAGAGCCACAACGAGGACGAGGAAAATTTCGGCCGACATCTAGACTCCTGCCCGGCGCAAGGCTTCGGCCAGACGGCGGTCGCCAGCCGCGTCGGCGGTCAGCCCGATCCGCAGCCAGCGCCGATCGTAGTCGAACTTGCGCGTCAGAATGCGCTCCTGGCAGAGCGCCGTATGAAGATCATATGCCCGTTCATGGTCGACGAGCGTGAAGAGCCCGGTGCCACCGATGAGATCGATGCCGGCGCCGCGGAGCACTGCATCGAGCGCAGCATTCCGTTGGAGGATGCTTTCCCTTATCGGCTTCGTGTCGCTTTCCATCAGCTTCGCCGAAACGGCAAGCGCCGGCCCTGACACCGCCCAAGGGCCAAGCCATTCGCGGAAGGTTTCCGTGATCGACCCGCTTGCGACAACGAAGCCAAGCCTCAGGCCCGCGAGACCGAAGAACTTGCCGAAGGAACGGAAGACAACGAGGTTGCCATGGGCGGCGACATCAGCGGCAACGCTTGCCTGAGGCTCGAGATCCCCGAAGGCTTCGTCGACGACGAGCAGGCCGTCGTGCGCCTTCATCGCCGCTGCCATGGCCAGAATTTCGTTGGGCTGGAAAAGTCGGCCGGTCGGGTTATTGGGATTTACGAGAACCACAATGCCGTGCGCCGCCGCGAGATCATCGGCGCGTGCGACAGTGTCGACGATGAAGCCCGCCGCCTTCAGGACGCGCGCGTATTCGCCATAGGTCGGCCCGAATATGGCGGCGCGCCTCCTCGGGTCAGCAAGCCGCGGCAGCAACTGAATGACGGCTTGGGTCCCGGGCACCGGCAGCGGCAGGAGATCGCTGGTCCTGTAATAGCCGCGTGCGGCTGTGCGCGCTGCCTCCTCCAGATGCCGATCCGGCAAGCGATGCCAGACCCGCGCGTCGATCTCCGGCAGTGCGACCGGGCACGGATTGATGCCGGTCGAAAGGTCGAGCCAATCGTCGGGCGCACCGCCGAAGCGGGCCGCAGCCTCGGTGATTCCGCCGCCATGGACAATCGGCGCAATCATCGTCACTCCGCAAGATCGATGAGATGCATGAAGGAGCCGGCAACAGTCCCGCGGCGAAGGCCGGTGCGGCCGAGGTCGACGCCTGCAGCATCCACCACGGCGAAGAGCGGCTCGGCCGCCCCTTCGGAAACGATGGTCGAATAGTGAAATTCGTGCGCCGTCATCGGTCCCTCGAAAAACCCATTGTCGATCGGCGCGACGCGCCGGTAGCCGAGATGCCGCCTGCGCTCCGCGAAACTGGTGACGAGCGGCAACAGCCCAAGCATCTCGTAACGTCTGCCGTCCGCTGCGACAAGCCCTTCGCCCAGCGCCATGTAGCCGCCGCACTCCCCGTAGATGCGGACGCCTCGCCCGGCCGCAGCCTGCATTGCCATGCGGAAGTGCGAAGCACCGACGAGCATCTCGGCGTGCAATTCCGGATAGCCGCCCGGCAGATAGATCGCGTCGGCGCCAACATCGGGCGCTTCGTCATTCAGCGGTGAAAAGAACGAGATTTCCGCTCCCTGCCTGCGCCAGCCGGAGAGCAGATGCTCGTAACTGAAAGCGAAGGCGACGTCGCGAGCGACGGCGATCCGCTGGCCGAGCGGACTCAGTGCTTTCGCTTCCGGCGGCGTATCCGCCCGCAAGGGAAACGCTACGGCGAGGATGGCATCGACATCGCAGCCCGACGCGACGCGCATCGCCGCATGGTCGATGAAGGCTTCGAGCGCCCCGTGCTCGCCGGCCTGTACGAGACCCAGATGCCGTTCTGGCAGCGTCAACGCGTCATCGTGGCGCAGCACGCCGAAAATCGGGACGGCTGCGCGGTCGAGCGCGTCGCGCAGCATCGCCTCATGGCGGTCGCTGCCCACCCGGTTCAGGATGACGCCGGCGACGCACACATCATCGCGGTGATCCATATAGCCGCGCACCAGCGCCGCGACCGAATGGGAGAGACGGGCGCAATCGACAACCAGGATCACCGCCAGCCCGAGCGTTGCGGCCAGATCTGCCGGCGATCCCGTGCCGTCGGCGGCGCCGTCATAAAGCCCCATCATCGCCTCGATGATGAGCGTGGAGCCGTCCTTCGTCGCGGCCGCAGCGTTGGCGAGGCGCAGTTCCGGCCGCATCGCCCAGGGATCATAGTTGAGACAGGGCTTGCCGCTTGCGGCGGTGTGGAAGGCCGGATCGATGTAGTCCGGGCCCGCTTTGCCTGGTGCGATGGAAAAGCCGCGCCGCGTCAGCGCCCGCAGCAGGCCGAGCGTCACCGTTGTCTTGCCCGAGCCGGAGCTCGGGGCAGCAATCATCAGACCGCTCATGCCGGGTTCCGGCGTATGCGGTTCGAGAATGGGTCCGCGGTAAGCGCGCGGCCACTGAGCGCGCCCACCCAGTCGAGCGACGGACGCAGCCGAACGACTTCCCCGACGACGACGATTGCCGGCGGCTCCAATCCCGAAGCCGCAACATCGGTTTCGGCACGGGAAAGCGTGGTCTCAAGCACCACCTGCTCAGGCGTCGCCGCATTGCAGACGAAGGCGACCGCCTCGTCGGGCGAACGGCCGGCGGCGATGAGGTTCGCCGAAATCTGACCGATATGCTTCATCGCCATGTACATGACGATGACCGGCGACCCCTTGGCGATGCCTTCCCAATTGATCTGGTCCGGCACCACGCCGGAGGAATCGTGGCCGGTGAGGAAGGTGACTGCGTGATTGACTTCACGATGGGTCACCGGAATGCCGGCATAGGCAAGCCCGCCAATGCCCGCGGTGATGCCGGGCACGATGCGGAACGGAATACCGTGCTCGACAAGCGTCAAAGCTTCCTCGCCGCCGCGGCCGAAGACAAACGGGTCACCGCCCTTGAGGCGCAGGACTCTGAGCCCGGCGCGGGCCAGTTCGACGAGGCGGAGCGAGATGTCGCGTTGCTTCGGCGACGGCTTGCCGCCGCGTTTGCCGGCAAATTCGAGTGCGGCGCTCGGCTTGGCAAGCTTCAGGCAATCGGCATTCACCAGCGCATCATGAACGATCACATCCGCCTGGCGGAGCGCATTGGCGGCATGAAGCGTCAAAAGCCCCGGGTCACCGGGTCCGGCACCGACGAGCCAGACCGAACCGGGATCGAGTTCGGGAAGGCCGGCAAAAAACGCATCCGTCACGGCTTGTTACTCCGGGCCTGGCGAAACATCTGAACTAGTTCTCTTTGGAAGGAAATTACGGCAGAGCATTGAATCTGCGCATCAAACACGGAATGGGCGGCAGTACGAACCATCAGACGGTCTCCGAGGCGCCTGTTGCGGCACTGTGAGGTCCGGCGTAGTGGCGCGGCCCCGCGATCGCTGCCGTCGCGCGGGCCGAGCGGATCTTCGGAACGAGCAGGACTGCATCGCACCCTGCCCCCGCCAGCGCCGCTCCCTCGGCGACGCCATGGCAGCCTGTATGGGCAAAGACGATCTCGGAAGGATTCTGCAGTCGGGCCGCCTCCGCCTCGAGCGTCGCCGCCTCGAAGAAGCGGACGGGCACCGAAAACCGCCGGCCCGCCGCATGAATGGCGGGCTCCTCGGAGCGCGCGTCAAGCGAAGCGACGAACGCGACATCTCCTTCGGCCGCGCCCGCGTCAGCGAGCGCCTGCTCGGCAAGCGCGATCACTTCCTCCGGTTTGGCGTTTCGCTCGCAGCCGAGGCCGAGAACAAGTTTGGCGGTCGGGTCTGGTCTCTTGACCGAAGGCATCTGCGGCGCGGCTCCCCGGCAGCGCCCCGCATCCATCCGGATGCACAAAGCCGCTGCGACTCATTGAACATCTGCGCGGTTTACTCCAATACCCACTGGTGTTGGAACCGCGCTGCGGTCGGCGTTCCAAACGAAGCGCCGGCCTGGGCAGACAGCCGCACCGGTCAGGACAGCACCGGATCGGGCCCCCTGAATGGGTCGACCGCACCGGACGCTCTTTCGATCCGCTCGCACGGACGCCGTCGTATGATCGTCATTTCTACCGAAGGCCTTCCGGGCGGTCAAACCGGATTGCGGCATCCCGGCGTCGTAAACGGTCCATCCGGCAGCGTCGGCAATGGATGCGCCGCCGTTCTGGCCAACGAAGGCAACGAGCCTGCAGCAGAAGAACAGCATTTTCTGCAGAAATTGCCGCCGACGAGCCTTTGCTTTTCGCGGCCGGCTCTGACACAAGGCGGAAGCAATTCCATTTCGTCTCGAGCCCTCCGTGACCGATCTCGCCCTTCATCTCCTGCTCTTTCTGTTCGCGGCCGCCTTCATCGCCGGCTTCATCGATTCGATTGCCGGCGGTGGCGGGATGGTCACCATTCCGGCCATGCTGATCGCCGGGATTCCGCCGCTCGAAACGCTTGGGACCAACAAGCTCCAATCGCTCTTCGGCTCCGGTTCCGCCAGCATCGCCTACGCGCGACACGGCCATGTCAATCTGAAGGAACAGTTGCCGATGGCGCTGATGTCGGCCGCGGGGTCCGTGTTCGGCGCATTGATCGCGACGGTCGTTCCAGCCGATGCGCTCAAGGCAGTGCTACCCTTTCTGCTGATCGCGATCGCCGTCTATTTCGGCTGCAAACCGAATATCGGCGATGTCGAAAAGCACCGCCGCATGTCGGCATTTCTCTTCACCCTCACCTTCGTGCCGCTAATCGGTCTCTACGACGGGGTTTTCGGACCAGGTACGGGCTCGTTCTTCATGCTCGGCTTCGTCTCGCTTGCCGGCTACGGCATCCTCAAGGCGACGGCCCACACGAAGTTCCTGAATTTCGGCTCCAATCTGGGCGCCTTCATCATCTTCGTTCTCTACGGCGTCGTTCTCTGGAAGGTGGGGCTGATGATGGGCGCGGGCCAGTTTCTCGGCGCGCAAGTGGGCTCCCGCTATGCGATGGCGAAGGGGGCGAAGATCATCAAGCCGCTGCTTGTCATCGTCTCGATTGCGCTCGCGATCCGCCTGCTGGCGGACCCGGCGCATCCGTTGAGGATCTGGCTGGGCATCTAAATTTCCGACTCGCGCACCGATGAAAACTGCGCTTCCGTCGCCTTGGTTGGCGCGTTCCCCAACGTGTTAACCAAGAAGCGAAAGGCTCGGATGAACCTCTAGTCGCTAGAGAGTGTGACGTCGTCTGCGTTATCCCGAAGCGGGACGGCCTCAAGGCAAGATCGCCGCAAAACGAATGCCGTTCGACCCCGAGGAGCCCCGATGTTCACGACGATCCCTGCGATCCTGATGCTTGTTCTCGGCCTCTTCACGCTGGCGCTGGCGATCCATCGCCGCCTTCCGACGGGGCGATCCCCTGTTGTCCTGACCTATGGCGACAATGCCGAAGGTTTCGCCGGCCGGCTTTTTCGCGTCCTCGCGGCGCTTATCCTACATCTGCTCGCCGTGGCGATCGTTCCCGCAAGCGTCGATGCCCTCCTTGGGCGGATCCCGGCTCTCGATCAGTCGCCACTCGCCTGGCTCGGGCTGGCGTTGATGGCTCTGGGCGTGCTGACGATGCTGTCGCAATGGAAGATGCGCGGTTCCTGGAAGATCGGGATACCCGAGGCGCAGGATGCCCCGCTCGTTACCGATGGCCTATATGCTTTCTCCCGCAATCCCATTTATGCGGCATGGTGACGGCGCTGGTCGGCACCGTGCTTGCCGTCCCGAACGTCCTCTCGCTGGCACTTGCCCTTTCCGCCTGGATCTCGATTTCCTACCAGATCCGCATGGAGGAAGCACATCTCTCCGACGCCTTCGGTGAAGCCTATCTGCACTATCGCCGGCGCGTTAGACGCTGGCTTTGACGGTCAGGACAGCAAAGGCCACCGCGAGCTCTCGCCCATCAGAACTCGATGCCCTTCTGCGCCTTGATGCCGGAGCGGAACGGATGCTTGACGAGTTCCATCTCGGTCACAAGATCGGCGATCTCGATCAGACCTTCCTTGGCGTTGCGGCCGGTCAGCACCACATGCGTCATGTGTGGCTTCTCCTCCTGGAGGAAACGTACGACCTCGGCGATGTCGATGTAGTCGTAGCGGAGCGCGATGTTGATCTCGTCCAGCAGCACCATGGAATTGCGCTCGTCGCGGATCAGTTCCTTCGCCTTTTCCCAGGCTTTCTCCGCCATCGCCACGTCGCGGGCGCGGTCCTGCGTCTCCCAGGTAAAACCTTCGCCAAGCGTGTAGAACTGGCAGAGATCGCCGAAATGCTTGTCGATCAGATCGCGCTCGCCGGTCTGCATGGCACCCTTGATGAACTGCACGACGGCGCAGGGCATGCCGTGGGCGATGTGGCGGAAGATCATTCCGAACCCGGCCGTCGACTTGCCCTTGCCCTTGCCCGTGTGGACAATGACCAAGCCCTTCTCGTCGGTCTTCGTTGCCATGATCTTGTCGCGCGCCGTCTTCTTCTTCGCCATCTTCATGGCGTGACGGGCTTCGTCCTTCTCGGCGACCGGCTCGCCGGTATTTGCGGTTTCGTCGCTCATAATGTCCTCCCTATTCGTTTCCGGCGCGCGGACGGTCAGTCGCCGCGCCGCCGGACAGGCTGTTCAGTTCAAATCGCGCCGAGTTGGAACGCGGGGTCCACAGACCGCGATTGACCGCCTCCAGGAGCCGCTCGGCGATCTCAGCAAGTGCGGCCGGGTTCTTGTCGCGCAGGAAGCCGAGAACCTTCTCGTCGGCGATGAAGGCGCGGTAGGCCGCCTCGAAATGATGGTCGCGCACGGCGCCCGTTGTCGCGGCGAAGGCGAACATGTAATCGACCGTCGCCGCAATCTCGAAGGCGCCCTTGTAGCCGTGGCGCATGACCCCA contains the following coding sequences:
- a CDS encoding acyl carrier protein — protein: MTATFDKVADIIAETSEIDRETIKPESHTIDDLGIDSLDFLDIVFAIDKEFGIKIPLEQWTQEVNEGKVSTEEYFVLKNLCAKIDELRAAKA
- a CDS encoding methyltransferase family protein — protein: MTALVGTVLAVPNVLSLALALSAWISISYQIRMEEAHLSDAFGEAYLHYRRRVRRWL
- a CDS encoding cobalamin biosynthesis protein; protein product: MPSVKRPDPTAKLVLGLGCERNAKPEEVIALAEQALADAGAAEGDVAFVASLDARSEEPAIHAAGRRFSVPVRFFEAATLEAEAARLQNPSEIVFAHTGCHGVAEGAALAGAGCDAVLLVPKIRSARATAAIAGPRHYAGPHSAATGASETV
- a CDS encoding TSUP family transporter, which codes for MTDLALHLLLFLFAAAFIAGFIDSIAGGGGMVTIPAMLIAGIPPLETLGTNKLQSLFGSGSASIAYARHGHVNLKEQLPMALMSAAGSVFGALIATVVPADALKAVLPFLLIAIAVYFGCKPNIGDVEKHRRMSAFLFTLTFVPLIGLYDGVFGPGTGSFFMLGFVSLAGYGILKATAHTKFLNFGSNLGAFIIFVLYGVVLWKVGLMMGAGQFLGAQVGSRYAMAKGAKIIKPLLVIVSIALAIRLLADPAHPLRIWLGI
- the cbiB gene encoding adenosylcobinamide-phosphate synthase CbiB — its product is MSAEIFLVLVVALIIDRLVGDPDWLWERLTHPVVLFGKAIGVFDAALNRGAADGGWLKMRGIVTILVLLASSIVFGVVLNRLFDVLGALGFVLEAMTVAVFLAQKSLADHVRQVADGLRSDGLAGGREAVSMIVGRDPKTLDERGVCRAAIESLAENLSDGVVAPALWYAVAGLPGLFAYKMLNTADSMIGHKSPKYLHFGWASARLDDLANLPAARLSVLLIAAGARLTRGLEAAKAAIEVAKRDHGFHRSPNSGWPEAAMAGALDIQLAGPRVYGGTMVDEPMINGSGRAVATIDDIDAAVGVFYGACTALALASAVIVLPFLLF
- the cobO gene encoding cob(I)yrinic acid a,c-diamide adenosyltransferase, with translation MSDETANTGEPVAEKDEARHAMKMAKKKTARDKIMATKTDEKGLVIVHTGKGKGKSTAGFGMIFRHIAHGMPCAVVQFIKGAMQTGERDLIDKHFGDLCQFYTLGEGFTWETQDRARDVAMAEKAWEKAKELIRDERNSMVLLDEINIALRYDYIDIAEVVRFLQEEKPHMTHVVLTGRNAKEGLIEIADLVTEMELVKHPFRSGIKAQKGIEF
- the cobA gene encoding uroporphyrinogen-III C-methyltransferase; translation: MTDAFFAGLPELDPGSVWLVGAGPGDPGLLTLHAANALRQADVIVHDALVNADCLKLAKPSAALEFAGKRGGKPSPKQRDISLRLVELARAGLRVLRLKGGDPFVFGRGGEEALTLVEHGIPFRIVPGITAGIGGLAYAGIPVTHREVNHAVTFLTGHDSSGVVPDQINWEGIAKGSPVIVMYMAMKHIGQISANLIAAGRSPDEAVAFVCNAATPEQVVLETTLSRAETDVAASGLEPPAIVVVGEVVRLRPSLDWVGALSGRALTADPFSNRIRRNPA
- a CDS encoding glycerophosphodiester phosphodiesterase: MSSDLWIGRSGRKPLIVAHRGGAALAAENTVEALRAAEGAGADAIETDIRVTKDGAFVCMHDDDLRRLCGDARSVSAVDLATLRQLLPSTMTLHEALAASGPLGVLLDIKLNDPVPLALIIDEVARANAIERTMLGLRSFDLIACARSVRPDIAILAFVEDPDSAAQARDAGADWFRLWQGAASPERAAIVRDAGLRLAVMVGQPRSIPLPEYPPFPVGLIDREGLEQVHRIEPDAILLDDARLAMDILRRN
- a CDS encoding cobyrinate a,c-diamide synthase — its product is MSGLMIAAPSSGSGKTTVTLGLLRALTRRGFSIAPGKAGPDYIDPAFHTAASGKPCLNYDPWAMRPELRLANAAAATKDGSTLIIEAMMGLYDGAADGTGSPADLAATLGLAVILVVDCARLSHSVAALVRGYMDHRDDVCVAGVILNRVGSDRHEAMLRDALDRAAVPIFGVLRHDDALTLPERHLGLVQAGEHGALEAFIDHAAMRVASGCDVDAILAVAFPLRADTPPEAKALSPLGQRIAVARDVAFAFSYEHLLSGWRRQGAEISFFSPLNDEAPDVGADAIYLPGGYPELHAEMLVGASHFRMAMQAAAGRGVRIYGECGGYMALGEGLVAADGRRYEMLGLLPLVTSFAERRRHLGYRRVAPIDNGFFEGPMTAHEFHYSTIVSEGAAEPLFAVVDAAGVDLGRTGLRRGTVAGSFMHLIDLAE
- the cobD gene encoding threonine-phosphate decarboxylase CobD — its product is MIAPIVHGGGITEAAARFGGAPDDWLDLSTGINPCPVALPEIDARVWHRLPDRHLEEAARTAARGYYRTSDLLPLPVPGTQAVIQLLPRLADPRRRAAIFGPTYGEYARVLKAAGFIVDTVARADDLAAAHGIVVLVNPNNPTGRLFQPNEILAMAAAMKAHDGLLVVDEAFGDLEPQASVAADVAAHGNLVVFRSFGKFFGLAGLRLGFVVASGSITETFREWLGPWAVSGPALAVSAKLMESDTKPIRESILQRNAALDAVLRGAGIDLIGGTGLFTLVDHERAYDLHTALCQERILTRKFDYDRRWLRIGLTADAAGDRRLAEALRRAGV